The stretch of DNA GCAGCAGTGAGACATTCTAAGCAAATATTCTGAACAATCAGGGCTTTGATCATTTGGCAAGAACTAACAAAAGCTCATTTGATAGCAGGctcccaggccagcagcagcctgtgggcAGCAACccatggcacagagctgctttctgagATGTAAACCAGCATTTTAATGAGGCTGCAGGAAAGGGACACtatcacagaatcctggaatgacTTGGGTGGAAAGGAGCCTTACACTCCATTCAGTTCCACTGCCcagccatgagcagggacaccttccgctatcccagattgctccaagccccatccaacctggccttgaagtGCAATGGGAACAAGGATTCCAAGCCATTGTGGCACAGTGTCACCAGATCAAATCACTCGGTCTTGTGTATGATTTGTTTCTAATTTCTGGAGGGAAAATACCTCTTGGCATGTCTAGAGATTAAGATGAAACCAAGTTCGGCATCTTTGCTACTGTTCAGTGAAATTTCATCCTGAGCATGTGCACATTaactttcctcttctctccctgtcccacGGGGAGAGGTGCAGAGTATGGACACACACTCCAAACCCATTGTAATCTAATTAGTGCTCAGTGTGTCAGCAATTGTAGCAGCGATACTGTAATGAGGCTATAGTATTTCCTCTAGGAAACTGGATTTATCCCTAAAGCAGGATGGCAGCAAGCACCACAGCACTGACCAGAACCCCAgactcagcactgcagaagaAGGGAAGACTGAACAAACCCCCAGGAGTGGACTCACCCTCTTTGACACTGAGTGTGGGAGTTAACTTGACATGCTctttgctgagctctgccaggagcttGGGTGAAATGGTGAGATAGTCACAGCCCGTGAGCGCTTTGATCTGGCCCGTGTTGCGAAACGATGCACCCATCACGATGGTTTTGTAGCCAAACTTTTTGTAGTAGTTATAGATCTTGGTGACACTCTTCACTCCTACAAGCAGAAACCAGCAACTTTACTGTAAGTGATTATTTAGAACATGCTCAAACCCGGCATTTTGCCATAAGAGGGCTTTTACAAGTAAACTGTTTGAATGAGCAGCTGTTGTTTTTCTCAGCAGTGTTGCTCACCTGGATCCTCTGAAGGCTCATAGGTTTTCTTGTCTCCATTTGCAACATACCAGTCCAGGATCCGTCCCACAAACGGGGAAATCAGAGTAACTCCAGCTTCAGCACAGGCAACAGCCTGAGCAAAGGAGAACAGCAAGGTCATGTTGCAGTGAATCCCATACTCGGCCTCCAGAACCCTGCAGACACAGGCTGGCTTAGAACAGCACTTTGCTCACCTACAGAATTCATATTCAGGAATGAGCTGCTACGTTCAAACTACTGAACTCCTTAAGTTAATTTAGGAAGGGGGCATACTTGGTAAGCTTTAAAGTTGTCAGCTAACAGCAAATGTTTTGTGCTGCCAAACTGCTTTATTAATGCTGTTCCTCCAGCCAAATGCAGCCAGCTTAGCAGGGTATTTCAGGAAACTGTGGCCTGGCCCTTGTATGAAGAAACTTTCCCTATTTCAACAGCAAGCTGTGGGAGAGCACCTTCCGTGCTCATGACAGACTTCCTCATGCTGTGctttcagcactgctgtttATATTCAAGTACAGAATGCAATGTCAGTGGCTGTGGACAGGCAGGAGCATGCCATGAATCAGCACGCCAGGCACACACAGCCTTACCTGCCAGCCTGGATTCCTTCCCACGTTGAAGAGAGCTTGATGAGAATCCGATCTTTACCAACTCCTACTTCCTTGTAGAGGTCGATGAGGCGCCTGGCCCTTTGAATCATTCCTTCCTTATCAAAGGACAACCTTTGAGGCAAGAGCAGCACTGTTTAAAACtgattggtttgttttttttttaattctctcccCGAGGGCCCCATGGGAAACACTGTACTGTTTTATCAGCATTTACATGCCAACAGCAGGTTTGTGTTCTCAGATCCCTCCTGGATGGTCAGCCCTTTGAGAAGGAAGTTTCTTATAATAAATTCAGAAGCTGAGCATTAACAAAAATTGGCACTGAGCAATTTAACACCAAGTCCTGTGCAAGTCTTGAAATAAACTGTTCAAACAGATCCCTTGCTAAATTGAACAGCTATTATCACATAGAAGAGAACGAGCGAAACTATGACTGGAACTGTGAGGTTTCCCTTGCttaagaagcagcaggaagattATGAAAACCCAAGGTCAGTGCTGCTTGTTTTTGTTACAGAGTTCTAGTCAAGCTAAGGGAAATCCACACTCTTAAATATTAACAATATAAGTCCTGCTGGTCTTCTAGGCAAGTAATCTTTCTCCAGCTCACATCAGGTCTCTTTTTGTATGTACAAATTTATCCAGGGTAACCCAGAGGGAAAAGAGCCAACCTTGCATCTACTTCTGTGGACACACGGCCAGGTATCCTCTTCAGGATTTCAGCTCCAAATAATACAAAAAGCTTGTCAGAAGCATTTTTGATCTGCTCCTCTTCTGACCTGAAAACCACAAAGAGCAAAAGCATTTAtgggggtaaaaaaaaagtgagtttaCACTTCGCCGTGGATTTGAAGATCAGATTTCACAGACCATTTAACATTAAATTCCAGAGTTCAAATGAGCCACTTCTGTCCTGCCAGCAGGATTAGCCTTTGGACACTCTTTCCTGCAATGCTGTTTTCCTGAGCAAGGAGGGCCAGGTGTGAGCTGGGAAATGGGGATGCACTTCTTAAAAGCACATCTGGAATAGGCGTAAGGAATTTTTCTTAAAGTGTTGAGGCCTTTTGGGGCAGGAGACAAACCCACAAGTACATGAGGGGGAAACCCCAGTATGTTGCTTGTATATAATTAAGGCATTTTAAATATAGGTCTGCTGAGATTAAAACCCTCTTTACTTACCCACCAAGCTTCTTCCCGTAGGCAACAGCATCATCCACAAGATTCTGGTATGCTGGCATCTGAGCTGCAGTGAGGATCAGGGAGGGATTTGTGGTGGCATCCAGGGGCTTGTACTCATCGATggctaaggaaagaaaaccaacctgTTGGAAACAGCCAGCCAGCCTGAGAAATCAGAAGCATTTTGCTCAACCAGGTGAGAATGTAAACACTTGTTACTGACGGAGCACAACAGCGCTGAGTGGTGTTTAAACACTGCCTGAAGGCTGGTTTGTGCCACAGTACAGAACAACTGGGCTGCTGTCACAAGATACAGCAAACTTTAAAGTTTATAAACTACAGAAATTGCCCAAAAGTATAAACCTGTAGAAATGATGGATGAAGAGAAGTAGTACTAATTTCCAAACTTCATCCCCAACCAGCATAACTGAGCTCCAGGAATCACAGAGGGGAATAAAGAACCTTGAAGTCCCTATCTTTAGGGACCTTCCCCTCAAGCAGTCAGAAATTCGGGCTTTTGTTTGTGTCCAACTGATGGGACCAGGACAGGTGAATTCACCTGTGAGGCTCCAGCAccttttcttactgctttttaaaCCTTTTCCAAACAGATGCAGTTTCTCAGTATCTGCTTTTGTAATTTCCTGGTCCCACCAGGAGGACACTTGAGTCTTGGTCTTACCCTAAGCCCTGGACTACGCCTGTTTCAGGTGATGCCAGGCATTTGCTCCAGCAGGCTGTGACACATATTATCCAGCTGTAATCACAGCCTGGCACCAGGGCCCGACTGGGCAAACAGTGCAGAGCCTCTGCAGGCCCCTCAGCAGTTTCAACAATGCagttaaaatgtcaaaaaaataacaaaatacgTATTACCAGCCCCTTCTCCTCAGCATTTTCTGCACAGGGATGAAACCCCAAGTGAGAGAGTGCAACTGTACTGAAAATAAGCATTGTTTTTCCATAGATCCCTCCCAGGCAATGATCAGGATCCGGGAGAGAGGTCCACTCCATACAAACAGGTCCTTCAGAACTTCAGTTCACACGGGTAGTGCttaaagcagagcagcacatcAATGAAACTCGGTTCTATACCGACACCTTGATCTACCAACACCACTGGGAACCACCAGCAGCAACAACCACCTTCACCTCCACCAGGGTTTAACCTGCCAGGTAAGGCTCTTGCCTTGTCTGGACTCTTAAGAATGACCCCCAGGTGATAGGAGCAGCCCAGAGAACAActtggggatgtcctgtgcagggccagaagctggactcgatgatccctgTGGGATATTCTACAGTCCTTACTGCTGCCTGCACACAAACACCCCCTCGGCCATCCTGGggctgtgtttttttcctgtgctgttgcCACCCCTGTGCTCTCTTCACCTTAAGTTTACTACTCTTAAGACATTTGACAGTGGCCATTTAGGATTGTTTATTGTTACACCAACAGGATTAGGCAAGCAGTGGAGGGATTACTGCAGGCCTGGGCGAGAACAGGACAGGATTCAAGGACTGGTCTATACAACCCAGAGACACCCAGGGAGGGAATTCTTGGCTCTGACAGACCGAGCAGGCTCCGTGTCTGTGCCGGGCCAGGCAGTGACAGCTTGGGAACAAGTGGCTTTCTAATCGAAGGCCACCTCCCTTTCTCGGAAAGGAGTGTGCTGGCTTATTctcaggagaaaatgaaaataaaagcactctgacattatttttacagaatcctggaatgacTGGGTTGGAAGCAACCTTAAAGATTGTTCAGTTCCgctccctgccatgggtagcGACACCCtccactggaccaggctgctccaagccccgtccaagcGTGAGtctgaaaaaccccaaacaagtCCCAGATCTAGACAGCCCActggaagaaaacccaaaattaattagaacagcagagcctggctttAGTCTGGCACTTCTTCTTGACAGCACGCAGAGCTGAACGGAGTGGTCAGGGCACACTCGAGGGCAAACCGGGAGAAATCACGGGGGGGTCTGGACAATGTCCTGGCGGGGCGGGATCTGCCCTGGGATGGAGACCCAGCGCCGCCACCGAGCGCCGTCCCGCTCGCCCCCCCTCCGGCCCCAGGGTGGGTCGGTCCCCGCAGCGCGCGCCCCTTCGGCCGGGCTCGCCCACTCTCCGTGAAGAGGGGCGGGAGAAGAGGGGGCTAAGCAGAAGCTGCGGAGACAGGATCCCCTCATGCCGCTTCTCACCGTTGAAGTCCCCGGTGTCGGCCAGCACCGTGGTGTGGTGCTTGAGCTGGTCCAGCGCCGACTCCATCTTCTGCCGCTCCACGGGGGACACCGACACGCCCGCGGCTCCGGGGGACTCGCGCGCCCACGAGGGACGGTACGTGCCCGAAGGGCACCGGCCCGCGCGCGCTCCCGCGGCCcgcgcgctcccgccgcccgccgccaatcccagcctggctgggcgGCAGCGGCCAATCAGGAGCGCGGACAGGAGACGGACGAGGCCGGGAGGAAGAGCGATTCTGATTGGCTGGTTCGTGAGGGCCGGGCGGGGGTTCGCCTTGGCGACCGTGACGCCGCCATCGTCCCCAGCGGAGCGTATCGGGGGGGTCTCCCCGCCCCGGCATCTTCTGGCCCCGAAATCTCTCGGGCCCGGAACCTCCTGTCGCCAGAACCCCCGGCAGTCTTCCCCGCGGCCGGTACGGCGCCCGACCCGCCCCTGAGCCGCCCGTCCCTCATGGCCGCGCGGGGCCCGGGCGCGGCCGGTGCCGCAAGGTGGCGGCGGGCAGCCCATGAGGGGGAGGCTTGGAGCTGCGTCGGTGGTGCCccgctgcaggagctgagcgCTCTGTGCTCCCTTCGCCGCCGTCGTGGCAAGGTTCGAAATGGTTTCTCGGGTGCAGCTCCAGGCGCTGAGAGAGCCCCCGGCCCAGTAAGGCAGGTGTTTTGGGCTCGTGGTTCACCTGAACTTTATTTAGGCTGTAAAAGAGGTGATCTTGTTAGTGTGGTTGTGCTTCTGGAAACAGGATGGCTCTTGGCTGGAAATGTTGGAGAATCCGTGTAACAGGCTCCTAGTCATGGGGTTATGCTGTTCCCTCTTTCTGTATGGTTCCACTTGGGACAGCTGCCACAGTCGTTCCCCTTCCAGAGAGGCAAGAATGTGCTTTTGTACAGCCTTCTCGTGCTTTGCCCCTATTCTTAAGACACAGCTATCCAGGCCGTAACATCCTTCCTGTTGAATGTCAGTccccaaaaccaaaaggaaatgTGTGGTTTCAGACATTCTGCTGAGTTTCTGAGACTCTCAGTGAAAGAGTCGGAGATGGAGTTATAAGTATAActtaactattttaataaatcttGTACAGTGCACGGTTATATCATTGTCTCCTTCGCTCAGTTACATCAATGTACTGTCTGCAGGCAGTACAAACAGAGCACAGCTCAGTCGCATGGAAATTTGTAAAAGTGATCTCTGCAATAAGGTCTACTGAGATATTTGTTTTAGGAAGTGCTCCTGTGGCTCCCAGCTTTACAGAGCTGTCATGTACACTCCTGTTAAAATCCCAGATAACTGTAATTCCCTGTGATTTGCTTTCCTCTACACCCCAGGATTAGAAGATGGCGTGTTTCCTAGCTCAACATTcgtttttattttcattttagaaactTTTTCACCTCCCGTGCTTGCCATCCTGCCTCCCATCTCCACCCTAATCCG from Corvus cornix cornix isolate S_Up_H32 chromosome 5, ASM73873v5, whole genome shotgun sequence encodes:
- the TALDO1 gene encoding transaldolase; this encodes MESALDQLKHHTTVLADTGDFNAIDEYKPLDATTNPSLILTAAQMPAYQNLVDDAVAYGKKLGGSEEEQIKNASDKLFVLFGAEILKRIPGRVSTEVDARLSFDKEGMIQRARRLIDLYKEVGVGKDRILIKLSSTWEGIQAGRVLEAEYGIHCNMTLLFSFAQAVACAEAGVTLISPFVGRILDWYVANGDKKTYEPSEDPGVKSVTKIYNYYKKFGYKTIVMGASFRNTGQIKALTGCDYLTISPKLLAELSKEHVKLTPTLSVKEAQACNLEKIHLDEKAFRWHHNEDQMAVEKLSDGIRRFAADAVKLERMLKERMFSTENGK